TGGGATGGCGGTGGATGCTAACGTTCTAATTTTTGAACGAACTCGTGAAGAATTGAAAGCTGGAAAAAGTCTGTACCGTTCTGTAGAATCTGGTTTTTATCGTGCCTTTAGTAGCATTTTAGATGGTAATGTAACTACGGTTATTGCTTGTGTTGCCTTATTTTGGTTAGGCACAGGATTAGTAAAAGGATTTGCCTTAACATTAGGATTAGGGGTAGCAGTAAGTATGTTTACGGCGATTACTTGTAGTCGTAGTTTTCTCTTCCTCGTTCTTGATTTTCCAGAGTTAAGAAAACCTGAATTATTTTGTCCGAATGTCAAAAAAAGCTTTGCCAATAATCAGTAATTAGTCATCAGTCAATCGGGAATGAGGAATCAGCAATAAGCAACTGTCAATCGTTATTTCTAATTAACTGATTAACTTTTAACTCTTACCCTGATAACTGATAACTGATAACTGGTACAGACGTGCCATGGCACGTCTCTACTGATAACCATTAACCTTCAACAAATTTATGGCTTTTAGTGTTATTAAACAACGCAACCTATGGTGGGGGATTTCCAGCGCAATTATTCTGGCTGGAATCATTGCCATGGCTATTTCTTGGACTCGCCCAGATATTGGTGCACCCTTACGTCCGGCATTAGATTTTGTGGGAGGAACTCGCCTTCAGTTGGAACTAGATTGTTCTGTTCCCAATAATTGTAACGGCCCCATTGATCTGACTGAGGTTCGGGACGTTTTAGCAACTCAAGGTTTAGCAAATAGTTCCATTCAACTGTTAGATAAAGATTCAGCTAAAAAAGATAAGCAAATTGTTTCCATTCGCACGAAAAGCTTGAATGTTGAAGAACGAACCAATTTGCAAAACGCCTTAAGTCAAAAAATCGGTGCTTTTGACCCAAAAGGAACTCAAATTGACACAGTAGGCCCCACCGTAGGCCGTCAAATTTTTCTATCGGGATTAACGGCTTTATTATTAGCATTTGCCGGAATTACGGTGTATTTAACCTTTCGGTTTAAGTTTGATTATGCCTTTTTTGCCTTTGTTGCTTTATTCCACGATGTTTTGATTACTATCGGAATTTTTGCAATTTTAGGATTACTTTTTGGCGTAGAAGTTGATAGTTTATTCCTGGTAGCTTTATTAACAATTGTGGGATTTTCTGTTAATGATACGGTGGTGATTTATGACCGAGTTCGGGAAGTGTTAGCCCGAAATCCTGAACTTCATATTAATCAAGTCGTGGATGATGCTGTCGAACAAACCTTAGCTCGATCAATTAATACCACATTAACAACTTTGTTACCCTTAACTTG
This genomic stretch from Planktothrix tepida PCC 9214 harbors:
- the secF gene encoding protein translocase subunit SecF, which codes for MAFSVIKQRNLWWGISSAIILAGIIAMAISWTRPDIGAPLRPALDFVGGTRLQLELDCSVPNNCNGPIDLTEVRDVLATQGLANSSIQLLDKDSAKKDKQIVSIRTKSLNVEERTNLQNALSQKIGAFDPKGTQIDTVGPTVGRQIFLSGLTALLLAFAGITVYLTFRFKFDYAFFAFVALFHDVLITIGIFAILGLLFGVEVDSLFLVALLTIVGFSVNDTVVIYDRVREVLARNPELHINQVVDDAVEQTLARSINTTLTTLLPLTCIFLFGGETLKYFALALLVGFIAGAYSSIFIASTMLAWWRERQPASVSLATEKE